Proteins encoded within one genomic window of Peptococcaceae bacterium 1198_IL3148:
- a CDS encoding YggT family protein has translation MGIVYNAVEVAFEVYKFILIARIILSFVRHNPYSPVIKFIYELSEPYLGFFRRFIPPVGMIDFSPIAAFFVLSIIEYWVVLPIVRLIF, from the coding sequence GGTGGAGGTAGCCTTTGAAGTTTACAAATTTATTTTAATTGCTAGAATCATCCTTTCTTTTGTTAGGCACAATCCCTACAGCCCAGTCATTAAGTTTATATATGAGTTATCAGAGCCATACTTAGGGTTTTTCCGCCGTTTTATTCCACCAGTGGGCATGATCGACTTTTCACCCATTGCAGCATTCTTTGTCTTAAGTATCATTGAATACTGGGTGGTATTGCCGATAGTGAGGTTAATATTCTAA
- a CDS encoding photosystem II S4 domain protein, with protein MTIIDRQQILSRYCSIEEKTIIARAIDLAESVLKNHQVAVSDFYDPYHTGLVFSLVKGIHDLSVVADGGYPNAERSRVVIYPDYLLPEQVDANLAFLSIEGNFKMVAVNHRDYLGSLMGLGLKRDKLGDIIVHESGADLIVDADVAPYVRANLTKIGRVKVEIVEISREQLRLPEANIKIINATVAALRLDAVAAAGYGASRSKIVKEITAERLNLNWCPCSNPATLVKAGDMLSLRGRGRVKVAEVGGNTKKGRVAVVLHKYL; from the coding sequence ATGACCATCATTGACCGACAGCAAATATTAAGTCGTTATTGCAGTATTGAGGAAAAGACCATTATTGCCAGAGCCATTGACTTGGCCGAAAGCGTATTAAAAAATCATCAAGTGGCGGTTAGCGATTTTTATGACCCGTATCATACGGGTCTAGTGTTTTCTCTAGTTAAAGGAATTCATGATTTATCGGTAGTGGCAGACGGTGGTTACCCCAATGCTGAGCGATCAAGGGTGGTGATTTATCCCGATTATTTATTGCCGGAACAGGTTGATGCCAACCTCGCTTTTTTATCCATTGAGGGTAACTTTAAAATGGTTGCCGTTAATCATCGAGATTACTTAGGCTCATTGATGGGCCTTGGTCTAAAAAGAGATAAGCTGGGAGACATCATTGTTCATGAATCCGGTGCCGATTTAATTGTGGATGCAGATGTGGCACCCTATGTGCGGGCTAATCTGACTAAAATAGGCCGTGTGAAGGTAGAAATTGTTGAAATTTCCAGGGAACAATTGCGGTTGCCGGAAGCCAATATTAAAATAATTAATGCTACCGTGGCGGCTCTACGGTTGGATGCTGTGGCCGCAGCGGGCTATGGCGCTTCCCGCAGTAAAATAGTTAAGGAAATTACTGCTGAAAGGCTAAACTTAAATTGGTGTCCCTGTAGCAATCCGGCTACGTTGGTTAAAGCAGGGGATATGTTGTCGCTGCGTGGCCGTGGACGAGTTAAGGTGGCTGAGGTTGGGGGCAACACCAAAAAAGGACGGGTGGCGGTGGTGCTGCACAAATATCTTTAA
- a CDS encoding DivIVA domain-containing protein, protein MLSPLDIRQKEFRKGFRGYDERQVDNFMEEVATTIEDLLKENDQLRRKIVESEERQQKYQELEVALKDTMVLAQKNAQDLKENADKEIKLLMQDAHQRAELLLQQAEEQAKKKVEQAEEQVKEIMEAYRQLQKQANVFKTQFRTFLETQLELLTAEPQVNEPEEEQAV, encoded by the coding sequence ATGCTTAGCCCTTTGGATATTAGGCAAAAGGAATTTCGCAAGGGGTTCCGGGGTTATGACGAACGGCAGGTGGACAACTTTATGGAGGAAGTTGCCACAACGATAGAAGATTTGTTAAAAGAAAATGATCAATTGAGAAGAAAAATAGTTGAATCCGAGGAACGGCAACAGAAATATCAAGAACTGGAAGTGGCCCTAAAGGACACCATGGTGCTGGCCCAAAAGAACGCCCAAGACCTAAAGGAAAATGCTGATAAAGAAATTAAATTATTAATGCAGGACGCCCATCAGCGGGCCGAATTGCTGCTACAGCAGGCGGAAGAACAGGCCAAAAAAAAGGTAGAGCAGGCGGAAGAACAGGTCAAGGAAATTATGGAGGCTTACCGTCAATTACAAAAACAAGCCAATGTATTTAAAACGCAATTCCGCACTTTTTTGGAAACCCAATTAGAATTATTAACTGCTGAACCCCAAGTAAATGAACCAGAAGAGGAGCAAGCAGTATAA
- a CDS encoding DUF167 domain-containing protein: MALHIKEENGAVIFKVRVQPRAAKNQISGLLDDAVKIRLTAPPVDGEANRALQEFVAKLFKVPKSKVEVVSGHTGRNKIIRVENVNLTEARKILPK; encoded by the coding sequence TTGGCACTGCATATCAAAGAAGAAAACGGTGCGGTGATCTTTAAAGTGCGGGTTCAACCTCGGGCTGCCAAAAACCAGATTTCTGGCTTGCTTGATGATGCTGTAAAAATAAGGCTAACTGCACCGCCGGTGGACGGTGAGGCCAATCGAGCACTGCAGGAATTTGTGGCTAAGTTATTTAAAGTTCCCAAGAGTAAGGTGGAAGTGGTATCTGGACATACCGGACGGAACAAAATCATTCGGGTGGAAAACGTGAATTTGACCGAGGCCCGCAAAATTTTACCTAAATAA